In the genome of Aedes aegypti strain LVP_AGWG chromosome 2, AaegL5.0 Primary Assembly, whole genome shotgun sequence, the window ttcaattttcaattttcttttcaattttcaattttcaattttcaattttcaattttcaattttcaattttcaattttcaatttcaattttcaattttcaattttcaattttcaattttcaatttcaattttcaatgttcaattttcaattttcaattttcaattttcaattttcaattttcaattttcaattttcaattttcaattttcaattttcaattttcaattttcaattttcaattttcaattttcaattttcaattttcaattttcaattttcaattttcaattttcaattttcaattttcaattttcaattttcaattttcaattttcaattttcaattttcaattttcaattttcaattttcaattttcaattttcctggCCAAAgaccgaaattttgaaatttgaagttttcaataattatccaagaaactgatCAATTTTACATTAGATTACGGAACATAGTAAGTAAATAACAatgtttataataaaaaaaaatcgtaaaactaagtccttaagttaaaataaaacttgaaatctgtcgaaaataaatttcccaattttagctctttcccgattttatcaaccctaaatgcagcatggggctgacaaaatcgggacaaaATCGGGTAGCTGCTCAATATGTACCTTATTATATGCTAGCTAATGCGAGGATGTAATTTAACTAGAGTCGTAATATTCGGGTTaaataaaacatgttttggaaatcttCGAATAAAATGTTTAATTATAATATCAGAATAATACTATGGATTGCGTAACAATGGCAAATATAACACCAATAAAACCCAAAATAAATGAACTCTCCAATCTCACATTACAATCGACACCACAAGAAATATAATACTCTAATCGTCCAGCTCGGTCATCTGGAACCTGAGTTCGTTGATGGGCACATTGATCAAGGTGGCTCTGACCTCCAGCTCACCGTAGTTCCACCGGTAGTCAAACTGGCGAGTAATCCGAGACACTATCATCTCCATCTCCAACATGGCCAAACGACGTCCGATGCAGGTTCGTGCTCCAAACCCGAACGGCAAATACAGGAACGGATGGGCATCCTTGGCGTTCGGATAGCCGTCCTCCTTCAGCCAACGCTCCGGAAGGAATTCCTTGGCTCGCTTCACATACGTTTCCTCTTGATTCAGGATCATGGAAGCCATGGCCACGTCCGTCTGTAAGGAAGAAATTGAGATATTACGTCACGAAACGGCAAAAATAAGATAGTCATACCCCCTTCGGAATCTGATATCCTTGAAGAACGAGATCCTTCCCGGCTGCACGCACATTTCCTGCGGTTGGTGGACACAATCGAAGCCCTTCCTTGATGCATGCACGCAGATACGGAAGATTCCGCATATTTTCCGCGGTCAACGGAGAATCTTTCTTCGGTAGAACCGTTCGTAATTCTTCGCGTAGTTTTGCTTGCTTATCTGGGTTCGTGGCCAGCAAGTACAGGATTCCTGTAGTTCCCGAAGATGtctgaaattttaagaaaattacgTTACATAATATTCAAATCTAACCATATCTGCAATCACTTGCCGTATCTACACCAGCCAGCAACATGTCGAATGCCATGACGATAGCTACGTGACGGTCCACCTTAAGCAACTTTTCCAGAACACTCTGAGTGTCGCTTGGAGCCGAAGGATTCTTCTCAAGTCTGATAACCGCGTCATCAACCTTGGCCATCACAATGCTTCAAGAGAAGTTCAATTTGAAATAAAGCATTCCTATAGCTTTCTCATCGTGACCACCTACCTGGTCAAAACATCGAGTACACTCATCAATTTGTGGAATGTCGGTGTCTTGTAATACTTCCAAACAGACGGCAGCACATCCAATTGGTACGTCAGTTCGAAGAACTGTCGAATGTTATCCACAATGCTCTTAGCTTCCTCGGATTCCGATTCGTCGAGCACGCCCAATCTAGTGTCCAAAGCCAGAACACCCATCGTTTCCAGTGCCCATCGATTCAACCACTGACTGAAGTCACCTGGCAGCTCATTTTTGTCGTCACGAATTCTCACCATACTTTATAGAGTTACAAGCTTGATTAAAAACCcaacaacaattttcctgatacctacattttcatgaattcttgtGCAACCGCGTCCAACTTGTCCACGTACAGTTTGACCGTTTTGGGCTGTAGCATAACCGGATTAACAGCCGTCCGGAAAGTTTGCCAGTTTTCTCCCTGTCTGAAAACATAATTTCGATTAACTCGACTCAACGTCTACCCCCGCCATCGTACTCACTCGGTAACCAATCCACCCAGTCCCTTGAACACATCCGGGCGAACCTTCTGCCGGTAGTACGCAAATGTGTCGATACCGCGCCGGATAGGCCACTGGCCTTCGTTGCGGAACAGCGTTTCGTAATCATCCGGCCGGAAGCTCAGCAGGACGTCTCGGCGACCGAAGAATCCCGGCATCCGGACCAGTTCGCCGTAGTCCTCGCGGAAGAGCCGATGCATGGTCGGCAGGTTGGCATTGTGGTAGCGACCTAGGATCGGGAGTAGGACGGATAAAAGCCATATGATCATCGCAAGAACCTATTTTGTTCATGCAGTTTTGTTCCATTTAATCAGCAATGAAACTAAACAAATTCTCATGGAATTGAGTTTGTGTATTGGTGGATCAAGTGAAGAATGACTTAGAGAATGAATACGCTGAAAACACTAGAAAGGCCCAGAAGTTCATTAGATATTACCAAAAATCTTCTtcttgaatgatcatctcagcatgatttagacgtAGACCCACCGAAATATGGTCTTcggttaaggctaagtagcccgtcattcgttttggcaacaatgatgacctTTCAGCTTGCAATTCAATGTGATAAAACTCAATCTTGATAGTTAatgttgacttgaaaaagtatcactgtacgcgctaacatgcgtaaagtatgctgatactttttcagctgtgtcagtgcaaaaccaactgattttctttgattcgaaatcgtgagatgaattagcttCAATCATCAACGAcccgtacaaatttcaatgacggcctacttcgccttaagttgtagctgggaagatttcacatgagaagagtttgttcacttttcaatagattattatgacgagcagttagaagaCAGAATACAAAAGCTTCacctttttcatagtaatttccatgttAACTTCAAATACCGTTtgtaaaatcaaatttctttcaaatcacttcaaactttggaaggATGATTCTTACTATAAttaacatcgtttaagcataggggagcgaaaacattaaaatttgCTTCAGTCTAATATCCACTCtatgccgaggacctgggatcgaatccatCCGCCGAGATACAGATATGACGGTAGTGTTTCATTAGCTTTGATTACCGGCATATCGGTATGTATTGCTAAACTATAATAGAAAGaaaggagaagaaagcaatgaaagcTAGATGGTTAGGTACCTTAAGGGATCGGCgaaagaaattggattagatgttgaagaggacataccatatgaaacagtattactcgAAACGTCCTTCTTTCTGGCTGAAATGGTTTGGCGTGCTGTTGGATTAACACTGCCccttcaacatctaatcaatTTCTCTCGCCGGTCTTTTAGGGTACCTATCCATTTAGTTTTATTGCTTTCTACTCCTGGCTCTCTATTTCTTTGAGCAAAACAGACCGATAACcgtaaacaaattaaatataattatcacaAACTTTCGAGCAGCATACTCTTTTTGCCTCTTTATAAGGGAGCAAACAAATACTGAGAAGAgaagcaacgaaaaatgagcgaggaagatgcgacACAAAGCACAACGGAGGAAAATTACATGAAAAAAGAGTGCCATCGCACTCCGCGAGGCCTGTTTTGTTCGAGAGGGTCACTCAAAAGTTCTTTTAACCTTTGCGTCCCTGATTTATTTTTGCAACCAAATATTCGTGATCTTTTGGCTCtaatttccataattttttgccaattccaatgaaattttaacaCAACACCACAACACTATTCAAGTCTCGCATCCTCTGTCAGGCGATCGGTTCCGAATTTATACGGATGTTTCGTGGGGGAGCCAGAAGGCCATTGGAGATATTTCCTTGTATTTTGTTTTGCACGGATCAACCAAAACTACAGTGTTTGTTACTGAATCATAAACCATAAGTATAAGCCAACTCTTTCAACTCATTTGAAACCATTTTGGGAAGTTCCGGATTCCCTGGAATCAGTTCCCGGGGCATCAGTTAGGGataaaagtttgttcagcacaTACTATATCATACGACACATCAAtcttcaatattttacaatagAAGCGTAATATGTGATTTcagtcgaaaaaaaatcaaaaagcaaAATTCTTGATCATGAGGAACTTACTGGCAAAAACTCATTGAAGATTTCGAAGTGGAGATGCAAAATAAATAACttgaagcattttttaacaaagATATGGAATAAATCAAGGGAAAATGTTTGGTTGTAGACAAAATTATGGCGAAAATCGAGATTtcagaacattttgaaaaaattctgacaGAATACAAAGTTTAAAAACGAACGGAAAACAGATACTCATGCTCATGTGGCAGAATTTCGgtaaaattcaaaatccaaaTAAACAATATCTCCAGAACACAATTGATTATTGAcgaacttgtcacaaaacaaaTTAGATGAATGTCGTACATGAAGAGTTCGAATTTCATCAGAGTTTCAACTGaacatttcattttgaaaataatcatatcactcagtggcgactcgtaacctcacgttCTATCTGATCTACGACTCTTAAATGActaattttgcaaatttataaaataaagtaAACAGTAAACGATAGCAAGCGCATACTTGTTGCTGAAACTCATGAACAAGTGGATTTGACGTTAGAGAATAGCCACTGATAACACTATTGATTAATTTTTATGGTCCAACAATGTTCTATCTTTcattatacagtcgcctctccacatctcgatatcgaagggaccatcgagatagggagagatcgagacaaagaacaaatttttgatgtatactagattgaaaaacactccgttgccaagaaagtaaaacacaaacaaacgtcattttgcactcctaatttgttttgaacccCAAAAtgttggtctagtaaccttcgatattggtcatatcaacatacggagagaaaattgagaacgaaaaatcaacagaaacacatcgagacatggagatatcgagataaggaggatatcgagatatggagagtgaaaatgtatgtagactgaagggacttatgaaatcatcgacatagggagagatatcgagaagtagaacatcgagatgtggagagttgactgtagaaacatatttttttgtttagaaATAGTTCACCAAAGTCATGTAAAAAACAGTGTCTAGGGTTATTCGATGGAAACATGTATTGTTTGTTTGTTAAAATATCCGATTTGATGTCTGAAATGATTTCCAGCAAAATGAGTATTCGCTTTTGAAGTAGTTTctcttgaaacattttttttgtcattcctAAACGTCTCTGGCTCATCTTTAGGAGAAGTTCTgatgaggtttttttttaaaaaagctgGTTTTGGatgttttcatggatttttccaaaatttaataaaatatttcggATAAAAAAATCATCCCAAAGTTTTGCCAGAATGTTCTCCAAAACTTTTCCCaggaagtttttaaattttccgttGGAAATTTTTACGGAATATTCActtaattctttcaaaaacttatCCGGGAGCCCCATAATAAAGAGTCAATAATTATATAGTTAGCCAGGAGACCCTATTTTTCTTGAGTCAAGATTCTTGACAGTTTGATTTCTATATCACACTATTCTTGTCTTTATAATAACACATATCTATTTATTGCTGTTTGAGTTTGAAAAACTAACCCAGCcttaaatttcattatcattAGATCACGAAAGaagtgactttagtgatctttttcctgaaaaaaaagtgGCTCTagccagctttttacgctagctataaaacaacggggggtgatttgactttgacatttcttggtTATCAATTTTAAAGTTTAGTCTTAGTAGGCAATAATTAAAGATTGATGATTGAAAtgtcaatagttttcattggaTTTGTTTTGTTGCTGCGGGTTTTTTGTGCATATTGCAATATCTACTCCATTTTACACAAAACTTTATTCCTTTCATTTTAGGCATCAGTAGACCCCAATTTCTCATGGAAAGCGTTTCTGAACCAAACAAATAGGGATGCAAAACTGAAAAGGAGAGTATTCTGTATGCCAGCATTGAACTTTTGGACAAACGCAGTGACCAATCATAACGAAACCCTGACGATTTTTAATAACCTCCCGTAACCCTTTAAAGAGAATGAGAAGAAGTTAAAAGACAAATATATGAAAGGTTTTCAAAGATGATCAAATGTTGATCTCCGTCCAGACCTTGATGTGCATGAACAGTGAAATACACACTTTTACATGACATTAGGCATTTTCGATCTGTGAGGTTACCGAGGAATGGGTCTAGTCACTGCATACAAAATTAACATAATATTGTACACCGTGAGATTTACAGTCCATGTGTGGGATGTAGCAAACATGACACAGGGTtgtaaagagttttttttttcaaatattgttttACTTCTTCTGTAGTTTACTCCAACATAACAAGCAATAATGTGAAAAAGGGTCAGTAAACGAAATTATCTTCTGAAATAGTAATCACAGGCCTTTCAAGGCCTAAAGCCATCACTTTGGCATCGTCGTTTTTGCTTGTAACACTCATTTGCATAGTTCAGTCAGTATCTCATCTCGAGGATTAAAAGGAACCAATCCCAACGATGTCTGCAAATCGTAGACCTAAAATAGCAAAAACATTAGTATTgaatagaaaataaaaaaaaatagtttttagatTTCCATTTCCTGCAATCAACAGATTTTATGAcgtttctctaaaatcaacaagaATAAATTTCAGCATCGCAAGGTTTGCTTTgatcaaaccataaaaatattatagtgTTGACAAGAAAAGTCAAAAAAGGGTGATTGAAAGTTTATAGCGatctagcgtaaaaagctggagtGTCTctttgttggaaatagtgactttttagtgaccagtccgaaaaagtgaccaagtcactaaaaagtgacttgctatcAGCCCTGTTTTACTGATTGGTTTCAGCAATTAAAAGCACAGAAAGCCGTAAATATTAATTTgagtttgcaaaactttcgcaacataaACCCACAATGTAACTCGGAAAAAATGTTCTCAGTTGATAACAGCGGAAGTGTTAATAAgaccactaagctgagaagaaggctcttttTCAATTGGGGTGAACTTTCATTACGAACCTATACATCTGAACAATCTAAATGCTGCTCAAAGCTGCTAAACATCAAAACTGtgtttttatatgatgaaaatgtgtattatcctaTGTGTAAAATATTTTGACTAAGAaagttattccgtttttatcacggttccgtttttgtcacggttccgtttttgtgaACTGAAAATTACCGATCGTATTGATAAAAACAGAACATACCTGTAGTAGAGACATTCATGCTATAAGCACGAAACTGTATTTAACAACATATCAAAATTATCATAgtttttacaacaaaaaatcAAGTCCCGACATCTATCTAAAAATAACAAACTTTCGATGTACCTTTGAATAACTAGTGCTTTCTGTTATTTTAAGTCATTCTTCCTTTTGCGTGTTCGGGTGTTTTGAATTATCGCTCATGTGGTTGTGTATGTTTTTTACCTTTTTTCATAGAGAACTCTAAAAGCTtagcaatttccaaaggaaggTTCTATTTTTCCTCTACGTGGGTGTTTGAAGTTTTCTATAAATTTggcgaaatattttttaatgctcATTTTGATCTATTATGACAGATAAACAGAGCTTTTCAGAGCTTTATTTACACGCTGAACATATTTTTGAGACTATTAACTATTAAATGAAAGAAACCTGAAGTGTATAGTTTTGCAAATTAAGTTTGTCTGAGTCCTTAAAAGTTTATGAAACACGATGGTAGTAAATCCCCAAAACAAAGTAATATCTtaaaaagaattttaatttaCTGGATAAATATTAGCATTAAAGAGTAGTTTATAGATCAAATCATTGCATTTCAGAATGAGACGAAAATGTCTAAAAAACGGAACAAAAAGGTAACAGTACACCATCTGTCAATGACACTTCTAAAAactttgaaatcaattttgtcaATCAACCAAACTCACTCAGCTGTTACAATCTCGTCGAAGCGTCGTCGTGTTCGGTAGTCACAATTGAGTAAGTTTAGATCCTTATCAACCCGTTATCATTGACTTCCGTGAGGTGGGatcaaacttgccatttttggTCATCACCGCAATAAACAAAAGTGGATTTTAACAGGCAGCAAATTGAATCCATAATCATGATAAACAGCTTTCTTTAGTCACAGAACAACATACACATAATACACACATCAATGAATATTGGACTGTATCTACCACTACAGTTACAGCACCGAGTCGCGAATATCTGCGAATGTTCATCGATTTGAAAGACAGTCACAACCAAAACAACCGCAATCACGCTGTTGACGATATCCATTCACAGCTGTGAGGTTTTGTTTGCGCTACAGCCACACATGCTCAGCCGACTGTATTTAAAGCATTCATTCAATTCACGCTATGCTATACGGCAGCAAACGCGAACCAGTGGTAGATGGGAACTGCCGAAACTATAGTTCTCCGTTACTCATCAAACAACGCTCTTCAAGGGTGGTTGTCTGAAAAATTGGTCATGTTAACTGATTTCACACTTAGTTTCCGATTTCCACTTGTTCTGAGAATAGCTTGAAACGCTTCAACCACTGAACGATTTTTCATATAGATTTGAACCAAGAACATCCCCAGAATTTGTCGTGCACACCCTTTTCGATAAGCGCCACGCGCCGATCGAAACCACCAAAATGACCTTGCTCGTGAACTCACCTCCCGGGGCAAAACTTTTCAGCATCTGAAACACATTAGGGCCAGGAATTTTGCTAAACGGCAGCGCATTGTCCCATTCCGAATCTCTAGCCTCATGGGCTGCAGCCCCATTAGCGACCGCTGCCTGAGCCTGTGTGCTGCGGAACCGAACCGAACTGACCA includes:
- the LOC5573116 gene encoding cytochrome P450 CYP12A2 encodes the protein MLRKAVKVNNSVVVSSVRFRSTQAQAAVANGAAAHEARDSEWDNALPFSKIPGPNVFQMLKSFAPGGRYHNANLPTMHRLFREDYGELVRMPGFFGRRDVLLSFRPDDYETLFRNEGQWPIRRGIDTFAYYRQKVRPDVFKGLGGLVTEQGENWQTFRTAVNPVMLQPKTVKLYVDKLDAVAQEFMKIMVRIRDDKNELPGDFSQWLNRWALETMGVLALDTRLGVLDESESEEAKSIVDNIRQFFELTYQLDVLPSVWKYYKTPTFHKLMSVLDVLTSIVMAKVDDAVIRLEKNPSAPSDTQSVLEKLLKVDRHVAIVMAFDMLLAGVDTTSSGTTGILYLLATNPDKQAKLREELRTVLPKKDSPLTAENMRNLPYLRACIKEGLRLCPPTAGNVRAAGKDLVLQGYQIPKGTDVAMASMILNQEETYVKRAKEFLPERWLKEDGYPNAKDAHPFLYLPFGFGARTCIGRRLAMLEMEMIVSRITRQFDYRWNYGELEVRATLINVPINELRFQMTELDD